One region of Solanum pennellii chromosome 6, SPENNV200 genomic DNA includes:
- the LOC107021977 gene encoding proline-rich receptor-like protein kinase PERK4, with protein sequence MAKDQLSCTMCSSCDNPCQPISTPPPPPQLYPPPPPSSYYVSPPNNSGGNSGGGGDGNGGGNYPPPTNNYPTPPPPNPIVLYNVQISRKKGIRDRADEQVVVEQ encoded by the exons ATGGCCAAAGACCAACTTTCTTGCACAATGTGCTCTTCTTGTGACAACCCTTGTCAGCCAATTTCAACCCCACCACCTCCTCCTCAACTTTATCCACCACCCCCACCCTCTTCATATTATGTGTCACCCCCGAACAATAGCGGGGGCAACAGTGGTGGCGGGGGTGATGGGAATGGTGGTGGAAACTATCCACCACCGACTAATAACTACCCAACTCCACCACCCCCAAATCCAATT GTTTTGTACAATGTGCAGATATCAAGAAAGAAAGGCATAAGAGATAGAGCAGATGAACAAGTAGTAGTGGAGCAGTAA